A stretch of DNA from Spirosoma endbachense:
AACGGGAACAAGGTAGCCGCTACGTCCAGAAATGCCGCCGACATCGAACAACAGATACCTGATCACTCGGAAAATTTGTTGCCGCTGACAGTAGACATCACAAACGAGGAAAGTGTCGATGAAGCTATAAACCAGACAATTTCCTCGTTTGGCCGTCTGGATGTGATCGTCAACAATGCGGGGTATTTTATATTGGGAAGTGTTGAAGCGTTGACCGCACAGGAGTTCCGCCAATCAATGGAAGTCAATGTTTTCGGGACGTTTAACGTGATCAGGGCGGCAATGCCTTACCTAAGAAAGCAGCAATCAGGGCATATCATCAACATCTCCTCCATTGCCGGGTATACGGGTAATGGAAATGCGGCAAGTTATAATGCAGCAAAATTTGCCGTGATTGGCCTTTCTGAAGCATTGGCAGAAGAGGTCAAGCCGTTTGGCGTAAAAGTGACCGTTGTTGCCCCCGGATTGTTCAGAACCAGTTTTCTGGATAAGGGTACGTTTATGGTGGCCCAAAACAGGATCGAGGGATACAATAGTGACGTACTGGAAACGGCTATGCGCCAGATAAACGGTAACCAGCCGGGCGATCCCGATAAATTGGTAGCTGCATTGGTTAAACTCACCGAAGCGCAAAATCCACCTGTACACTTATTGATGGGGCCGGATGCTTACCAGATCTTAACCGAAGCGCGTAAGGCAGAAACGGCAGAAATTGAATCCTGGAAACACATCACGTTATCAACTAATCTAGACAAATAAGCAGATCGACGGGCACTGTTTAACCTTGCTTATTCTGACTTATTGCCATACTCATACTATCATGGAAGCTATTAAAAACAAAGTGATCGTTATCACCGGTGCCAGTAGTGGCATGGGCGCGTCTACAGCCCGAAAACTCGGCCAGCTTGGTGCTAAAGTAGTATTGGCCGCACGAAGAGAAGATCAGTTGAAAGTCCTGATCAATGAAATTGGTGATAATGCCATGTATGTACGAACCGACGTTAGCAAACAGGGCGATATGGATAACCTCATTCAGCAGGCAATCGGCAGGTTTGGGCAGGTAGACGTGTTATGGAATAACGCTGGTATTATGCCGCTCTCGTTCTTTGAGGAAGGGCAGGTATCCGAATGGGAGCGCATGATTGATATCAATATTAAAGGCGTGTTATATGGCATTAATGCTGTTCTGCCGCATATGCTGGAAAGGGGAGACGGGCATATTCTGGCTACTTCATCGATGGGCGGTTTAAATACATTTCCAAGTGGTGGAGTCTATAGCTGTACCAAATTTGCCGTTCGGGCCATTATGGAAACGTTACGCAAAGAAGTCGGCGAGAAAATTAAAGTGACGACGATCTATCCGGGTACTGTAGCTACCGAACTGGGACATGATATCACCAGCCCCAAAGTTCGTGCCCTTTATGGCAATCTGGATGGCATCCCCAAAATGGATTCAGAAGCCATCGTTAATGCAGTGGTCTATGCGCTTAGTCAGCCGGGCAATATTACCGTAAATGATGTCATGTTGAGGCCGCTTGGGAAAACCGTGAATTAGCCGCCAATTTTTAGACTGAACAGTGGTGCCCCATAGACGCTAAAACTCTGCTTTAGCGTCTATGGGGCACGTTGTATGGTAGCAGTATAAAGCCGGGTAACTAAAATAGGCAAGTATTCTTCACCTTTCCGAAACCAGCGACAACCGCCTATAAAGCAAAACCTACCACTTTTTAGTAGCGCCCCACCAGATATAGAGTCATGCTGTAGAGGGTCGATGATTCAATTAAGTTTGGTTCATCCAACAGACTCGATTTAAATCCTCTAAATTACCATGACTACGCTTCAAACACTTGCTGTGGGAGCTTTCCTGATGGCGTATTACTACTTCGTTCTGCGGAAGTATAACACGCTGGGATTTCGCCTTTTCTCACTCTTTTTCTTCGTGGGAGCTGCCGTCTGCTATTGGTGGTATATTGATTATGTTGACCTGAAATGCGTTCAGCAAACGGGTATTGAAACCCAGGCAATCGTACTGAAAAAATCGGCCAATAGCCTCGATATTCGGTTTACCGATCAGGCAGGTAAAGTAGTCATGCGTACCAGAACAGGTGGAATTTCCGTAGAGGAATTCGCGGCTGTACGGGAAGGTGAACCGGCTCCAATTCTGTATAGCCCGGTGTCTGACACGTTTTATTTAACAAGCACCTACCAACGTCAGATTCATGATACTATTTATCTGTTGATATTCCCTGGACTTCTGTTCCTGATTGGTACTCTGTGCTGGATATTCCTGCGAAAATACAGGGTTTATGCGCATGAGGGTACGATATACGAATACGTAACCGACGAACATGGTAATGTAGTGCTTGACGATGCTAGAAACAGTACCACAAAAGCACTCCGAACCTACAGCACCTTATCTAAACTCGTCCAAATCTTCGAGCGATAATACCAGTTATGAAAGCATTATTTCCTTATCTGGTACTGATTAGCTTATTCGTAATAGGAACCAAACTGGTCGACCGGCAACGGAGATACACGACCTCCATTCAGCGTGTGGCACCTGTTCAGCCTAAAATGTTTCCGTTTCAACTGTATCTGCAACTGGCAGGTAATTTGGTAGAGGATTCCTATCGGAACACCAGATCGATACCGGATACTGACCAAAATCGTGTTGTGATAAAGCCATTGAGCGGAAAAGCAATGAATATAGTGACTACATCGGTGAAAAAAGAAAGATCAGCCGCT
This window harbors:
- a CDS encoding SDR family NAD(P)-dependent oxidoreductase, giving the protein MVQENLTIGKVWFVTGASKGFGLALVKLLLLNGNKVAATSRNAADIEQQIPDHSENLLPLTVDITNEESVDEAINQTISSFGRLDVIVNNAGYFILGSVEALTAQEFRQSMEVNVFGTFNVIRAAMPYLRKQQSGHIINISSIAGYTGNGNAASYNAAKFAVIGLSEALAEEVKPFGVKVTVVAPGLFRTSFLDKGTFMVAQNRIEGYNSDVLETAMRQINGNQPGDPDKLVAALVKLTEAQNPPVHLLMGPDAYQILTEARKAETAEIESWKHITLSTNLDK
- a CDS encoding SDR family oxidoreductase translates to MEAIKNKVIVITGASSGMGASTARKLGQLGAKVVLAARREDQLKVLINEIGDNAMYVRTDVSKQGDMDNLIQQAIGRFGQVDVLWNNAGIMPLSFFEEGQVSEWERMIDINIKGVLYGINAVLPHMLERGDGHILATSSMGGLNTFPSGGVYSCTKFAVRAIMETLRKEVGEKIKVTTIYPGTVATELGHDITSPKVRALYGNLDGIPKMDSEAIVNAVVYALSQPGNITVNDVMLRPLGKTVN